The window GCGCTATACCAGTATACCGAGGCGGTGTCGGCGCCTATACCCCAACAagttgctgttgctccCCTTCCAGCCCAAGTTCCAGTGGCATCGCCTGCCTTACCACCGACCTCGCAAAATTCTTCGGCACAGATTTATGCTCCTGTTGCAATGCCAGCTGCTAGCGCAACCACCCCGCCTCTGGCCTCACCTCAGCACGTCAAGGCTGTGCTACCGCCATCAATAGCTTCAGCTCCTCAGACTCTCGCTCAGTCAGCGTTCGAGACCTCAATCACATTCCTGCCACAGCCCACTCTAGCCCATTCCCCTGCTGACCACGTCGAGCAACAAGAATCCGgagacgagcaagcacAGGCCCAATCCGAACCTTCGGATGAGTCGGAAGATTCCGACGATGCGTCCTCGGAGGAGCGCCTGGTCAGCGGTGGTCAGCCTGCCTTAGATGTGGTcgccgaagaggacgaggaagtCTCCAGCGCGGGTCACGACTATCACCACGAGATGCGCTCGCGCAGGCCCAACAAGGGCAACGGCCTCAGTCGCAACTACGACAACTACGAAGCTCGCTTGCACAGCCGACAAGTCTCTGCTCCAAGCCAACAAGACTATTTtggtgacgaggaggctCCGCTGGTTGCTTCCGGTGTGCAGATTCATGTCACAGAGCCATGCGACCATGAGGTGCTGCCAATGCCTAACACCGAggtggccaagcagcaggtcGAGACGCAGCACGAGGCAGGCAAtgcagagccagagcctTTCGCCCAAGAGGTGCCCAAACCAGCCACCGCCAGTTCCACAGCTGCGCCAGCACTAGCTTCGGCAGCACCGCGGCTGGTTGTCCCCGACAAACCGCCGCTCGTTTCCCGCACATCAGAGTTCAGCGATTATCAGTCCGCTTCGAGTGGGCGAAGCACGCCTACCGCCAAGAgaaacgacgacgacgacgaccacaAAGACGGCGATGCGGCCGTGGCATCGACACAAAATGCGGAGGTTGTAACCAAAGCTTCACGAGAAAGCATGTCGACGGACGCTGCTTCCATCGCACCGTCGCAACACCCAAGCGTCCGTACAACTCGATCTGTCAGGCCTGGCACAGTTCAGCGACGTCTCAGCGAACTCAGTCTTGGAACTTCTTTCGCGGCAAGCGGCATCCTGCGACGGCCAGAGTCGAGTCGGCGCAACACTGACGATTCCGACTCTGACAAGAATCTTtctgacgacgatgctgacCTCAGAGCGCAAGCGCTTGCCGAACAGGACCGTCTTCGCAAGATGAATGTCGGTGATGACTTTTTTGGTCCCTCGTTTTCCAGCATCCTCGACAAGTTTGATGACTTCAGCTCTACCGACTCTGCCGTCAGCAGGCTCAAACGCGACCCAGAGAGCCAGTCCGTATCTGCAGATCGCAAACACGATGCTCCTCCTGCTGAATCCACGGCACTAGGCATCGATGTCGAAGCGCAGAAGGTCATCAATGAGGTTCGACAGAACCGCGCTAATGCTACCGTATCAGAAAACAGGCGCAACAGTGCTGAAACTGCTGTTATGGCCCCTagccttgctgctgtgtggCTTCTCAATCAAGTACAGAACACGCATGATTCATCCCCAGCTCGCGAATTGTCGGACGATGCAGTTGACGAGACCATCACAGCCCCGAACgtgtgcagcagcaattTTGTCGATGTTGGCTCTTCGCCTAGCGCAGCTGGCCCGCAAGAGCCCAAGGTCTCTGTTCTCAACCGGCCACGACCAAAGGCGACAAGGCCGCACGAGATGGGCGGACTGTCCATCTCCGaaggcaagctcgaggctgagAAGCCGAAGAGTCCAGTGGTAGTCGAAGATACCCGCAGCACCTTGCCTGTCTCCATCTCACGATCTAGCATTCAGAGCAGCGAAACCACTACGGAATTCTTACAGAGCACAACGGTCACGCCGAACAAGTCGTCAACAGTCGTTGCTAGCAAGGACAAACCTGCTCCTATCAAGTCCGCCTTGAAGCCAAAGCCTTCTCGTTCCCTTGCCGACACACTCTTTAGCATGTCTTTTCGTTCTCCAGCCAAGGAGAAAAAGGAGAAAAAgaacaaggacaagaagaaggacaagaaggatAAGACCAAACATGGGCGCAATACATCGGTTGACTCGCTCGGTTCAGCATCGATCCAGAGCCAGCGTTCCTCCTCCATGGGTTCCGACCCGGCGTCAGTCTCGGCTGCTCCGGCTGCTACGGCCGAAACAGCCGCAGCACCACTATCTGCAAAGGCTTTGGGCAAACAGCGGATGACCGATGACGCCGATACCGCAAACACCACATCGAAGGCAGCGACAACACAGCAGCTAGATAGCATGGTGCCCTCCGAGACCGTCAACAATTTTGCCACCCCCCTTCAAAGCATGGCCAACCTGCAGaccgatgctgctgccgaggtcTCTCCTGAAAAATTCCACACGGCCCACGACCTCACCGCTCTGGCGGATACAGCGGTCCCTGTCTATCCGACCAATGTCGAGAACGTACCGCCAATGCCAAATGGTATCGTTTCTGCGAATGCGCGTCCGGACCATCAGCGACAGTTGTCCGAACAGATGAAATCTATGGAAAGCTTTGGCTCGTTTACATTGCCTCAGCTCGACCAGCACAAGGTAGCTGATTCCATTCTCAAGCGAACCGAGGAGGctgttgccgctgctgagACGGTCAGCAGTGCAGTCGAAGGTGATGCGGCGGGCGGCCATGTTGATGCCACGGGCCAAGCTGGTTCAACCGACTCAGCGCTCGCACTGTCTCTGCCGCAGAATGCAGGCGTGGATGGCGTGAGCATCGGCAATAGCACTGGCACCAGCTCTGCACCAACCATGTCTGAAGCTAGCGTCGCAAGCACCGCCCTCACATCGCCTGAAGTCGAAAGGGCTTCCAAGGCGCCCGAGGTAGACCAAGCCGCCGCGACAAAGGCGACAATGTCACAGCCAACTTCGGATGAGGCACCTTCACGCGTCGACTTggccgagaagaagctgccTATTCCTCCTCCGCCTGGCCCTGAGGAGGTCATGGCTTCCACTCACGAGGACCGAACTCCTACTGGCAAACCGCGGGCTGTGTCAGGTGTAGGCATCAACCTCATCCCTCCCACGCCGCCCGCCCTCGAGTCGCGCAGGTCGTTTACATCATCACAAGTGCCTGGTACGCCAAGTATTGCCGAAAACGAAGAGACTGCCACCACTCATCAGCGTCCACCTCTCCTatcgagatcgtcgagtCAGCGCACGGCGGTTCGCGGGGACACACAGCCAGCTGGCCCCAGCGAGAGCCTCTCGCGTTCCAAGTCGATGGCACCGGCCAAGAAAGGAATGTGGACAGAGTATAAGGGCAAAGGTCTCAGCCTGCCACCCGGTCTTGTTGCGACCACCATCGACTCGTCCGCACTGCGCCGAATGAGCACGCAGGACAAGAGAACTTCACTTCAGCCTGCTTCTATGCCAAGCTATGCAGCTGCGCCTGCTCTGCCTGTAGCTCCTATCGTTAACCAGAATGTCGCCACTGCGCCGCTGCCGTTAATCGAGTCTCCGTCCCGACCAGTGCGCTCGATCGGCTCACAGAGCCCCAGGTCAAAGCgctcgatcggctcgcTGGGTGGCTCGCCTCAATCCGCGTCGGTAAATAGATCTGGGTCCCTCGCCACTTCTCCATCCATGAACAGGATCATGGCTGACGCTCCTCCGGTACCGCAGATCCCTGCTGGCTATCAGACAGCCGGAtcggtctcgagctcatcgtctcgtctcTATACCTACAGTGTCGCCTCGTCAGAGCAGGGCTGGGACAGCCGCTCTGCCTCGCCGGCACCAAGCGCTGTGCCTAGCCAGTCTGCTCGCTCCATCGGTTCGCACGTGTCGTCGAGCGTCCACTCTGTGTCGCACCGCAGCAGTCCTAAACCTGAATATTCGTACGTCAATCACCACGAGCTGTCGCCGTACGCCAAGAAGATGCGCTCATTGTCTCCGAGCCCAGCTGTGCCGACGCTGTCCCAGACAGGCAACCGACACTCACTCATGTCGGCGATCAACGAATGGGAAAGTCAGGTTCCCGAGACAGAGGCATCAGCTGCCGGTTTGTCGCCTTATCCATCACGACCGACGTCGCCGTCACCTCCGCCGTCATCTTCGCTGTATCCACCACTGCCTGCCTCGACCGTTTCGCGAGCGAGCTCGGTGATcagctcgatgagctcgcCAGCGGTGGTGCGCAATGCGCCTCTGGGAGCTGCGACGAACCAGTACCTGTCGCCACCGGCGGCTCGGCCTCGGATATCGTCGGACGAGTTGGCACCGGCAAGCGAGTCGCCGATCGATTCGCTCAGTGCTCCATTGGTGGTGGGTCGACCTTCGGGGACGTCGTCGGTGAGCAGCTCATCACCGTCGGCTTCGCAGTCGGCATTGAGCCTGCCGAGCACCGTCCAGACTTCGATGCCCACGGTTCCTACCAGCTACCGTCCCAACAAAGATCCGAAACGGTTCAGCACAAACGCAGATGGTCTGCTGAATAACCGGACCACTATGCAAACAGTGGCGGTGACGAGCGGTGCTTTCACGTCTCGAAGCAAGTCGGTGGTGAGGCGCAAGAAGAGCGTTGATCTCAACGGCTCGCCGGACATGCCGGAGCAtctgcttgacgagctATCGCAGACCACGCTCTCAATCACAGCTCACACGCCTCCGCCGCGTAAGATCGGGTCGCAACAGGTGCTGGTACAGGTGATTGCCGTAGCGATCGATGAGATGGAcaagctgctgttgcgcgAGAAAGTGCGAGCAGAGAATGGGTTTGGCTACGTACCTGGACGCAGCTTCTGCGGGCGCATCGTAGAGTGCGGCTACGAGGTCAAGAAGATGCGCAAGGGAGATGTAGTGTTTGGCTTGCAGGACAGTCGCAAATGTGGCGCACTGTCTGAGTTCATGGTGGTGGACCACAACCGGATTTGCCAAGCTCCGAGCGATTGTTTGACGACCGAGCAGATCGCAGCGTTGCCGTCGGCGGGGGTGATGGCGCATCAGTTGGTTCAGAATCACTGCAGTCAGCTGCAGCGGGGCGCGAGGGTGTTGATGCTCAACGCGCACGATGGAGTTGGATTGCTGACAATGCAGGCGTCGGTAggcttgggcttggtgATGGTCGCGCAGTGTCCACCGTCGATCGCGGACGGTGTGGCAGTGTGTCAGGCTAACGGCGCTCACGAGGTGGTAATCGGTGAACCACTCTGGGCGATCAATTCGCTGCACGAATCGTCGTTCGATCTGATCATAGACACGGTGGGCGGCAGAAAGATCTACGATGCCTCGAGAAGGATCTTGGGCACCGACGGTCAGTTTTGCACCTGCTTCGGTGATGAACACGGCACGGCGAACCCTAACCTGAAATCGCACCTGAGGAGCTTGAGGAGAGCGTTTttcaagaaggacaagaaaAATATCGGGTACGAGTGGGTCGGCGTGGATACCGCAGAGGATTGCAGagaggcgctcgaggcgGTCAAGATCGCTGCCGAACAGGGCGCAGTCTGTCCCAGGTTGAGAAGCGTCTTACCCTTCTCCGATGCCGGAAGGGCGTTTGACGTCGATAGGAGGAACGCGGATGATGAGCCTGGTGCGATCGTCGTTAGGGTCTCGTAGagcaatcacagaatgcTTCACTCAGTCACTCTTGGTAGCGATCGCATTCGTGAGCTGACTCAATCAATGTGACATGTTATGCTCCTGTCTTTTCTCATTCTTGTGTGGTTGGCCTCTGTGATTCAGTGATCAGTGGATTCTATACGTGCTAAGGTTGCGCGTTTGAGGCTAGAAGATGCAGCTGAGGATGGATGATGTGGAAAAGATGGCTTCACTTGGGCGGTTGCATGCCGATGCGTCGGAGACGATGGCCGACAGCGCCGCCCATTTTGAGCTTGTATGAGTTtctgtgctgcttggcgctGATGGCGAGCATTTTGTCCTTTCTAGCGCCGATCTGGACGGGGTTGACGACGTCGGCGGCCTTCTTCAACCTGCATGGACGACTTCCGATGTACTTGCCGTCCATCTCTTTCCAGGCTTTTAGAAAGTCTTCTGGATCGGCGAACGCGACGAATCCGTAACCTTTGGCTTTTCCGTCCTTGTTGCGAACGACGCGCGCTTTGCTGAACGATGCGTACTTTTGGAAGGTTGACGACAGCAGTTCGTCCGAGACGTCGTTGCCGAGGTCTCCGACGAATAGCCGTTTGTGCGAAGGATCCCATTCGAGCAATGTCTGATCTTCCCATATTTTGCCCGCAGCACGACGAAGCACGGTCGGCCGCGTTTCGCCGCGCCGAAGTTTGCCAGGAATCATGCGTCCACTTTCGTCGTATCGCGTTTCCAACTCTGGTTGGCGTGTTGAGCAGGTCTCGGTAGACGAGCTCGCTGCGAACGCATGGTGCGTTGCATCGTATGCCGTAGACGCTGGTTGCTGTGCTGAGTTTTGATAGTCAAAATAGTATGGattggctgctgcagccgaaGGATCCGCATACGCTACtgcagaagcagccgaagaggacgagccGTCCACATCAACACTCGAGGTAGCATAATCAGACGGATAGCCATACGCCGCATAGTACGAGTTATAGTCGAACGCCCAATTGTTGGCGCTTGCATCCCAGTAGTAGAATTGCGCATACACGTCGTCTGATGTCGATCCCACTGCAGAGCTTGAATACGATGACGGCGCCGCGGCTGCTTGGTAGCTGTTCATCATGATAGCTCGTGGATCCGTGTCAACAAGTGTAAGCCGAGCGAGGCGCCGATgatggtcgagatgcagcaagagagcgaagcgtgaagccTCTCGATCCACGTCACGTGTGTTTTCGCATGGTCGGGAATCGGCAATTACGAATTCAtattcacattcacgattcacgattgtaaCCCTAAGTTAACCTACAactccactcacgactgtgactcgtgcACACAGACTTTTTCAACGTCGATGGACCATCGGTAATCATTTTATACCTTGAACAGCCAGCATATGTACTGCCGTTCCGAGCTAGCCGAAAAACAGAGTACACGGAAACATGGACGTGGACAAGCTCTTCAAGCTTCCGTCTCTGCCCTCAGCTGCTGTGACCAAGCGAAAGTGGACTGCGCCCACGCCGGGCGAAGCGTCTTCCTCTGGCACAGACGTTAGTCCGTCTGAACAAGCACCTGTGCGTCCACACAAAGCAGCTCGTGTAGAAAACGAAggtgacgacgaccaagctgctgctgctgaggaCGAGACCCAGTTTTTctccgacgacgaccaggAAGACACCCGATTCTTTGGTGGTGGTCTCACCGATGAACAAAAGCAAATCCTCGATATCATCGACTCTGCCGATACATCCTCGACCGCTTTTGCACCCACGTCTACGTCGTCCGCTCACGACGTTCCATCACTTCGCAAGCAGCTACTCCGCTTCGAACGTGCCATCAACAAGAATGCTGAGATGCGCGTAAAACACGCGTCCGATCCGACGCGCTTCATCGAGTCGGAAGCAGACctggatgccgagcttAAATCCTTGCTGGTCCTCACGACGCAACCGTTACAGTTCTACCCAGAGTTCATCAAACTCGGAGGCGTGGCTAGCGTCGTAGCACTGTTAAGCCACGACAACGCCGATATCGCAGCGGcggcgatcgaggtgaTCGAGGAGTTGACGGACGAGGATGTGTTGGACCAGGTCAAcgtggaagaggatgatggcgaaCAAGCAGAGAGAGGGCTCAAGGTGATGAGCGAACTGGTGGAAGCGTTGCTGGAACAAAGTGTGCTAGATTTGCTCGTATCGAATCTGTCTCGATTCATCGACCATGTGGATCTGAATCtggagcaagagcaagcagcgaCGCAGGCGATTCAAGCGGAAAGCGATGCACAAGCGATCTATCATACGTTGGGGGTGGTGGAAAACCTTGTGACGACTCGACCTGCATTGGCGGAGCGACTGGTGTCGGAAACGTCGTTTCTGGAATGGATCTTGGCACGGCTGGCTGCGAAACGCGCAGTGGATCAGAACACAAGCTACGCAGCTGAATTGCTGGCTATTCTGCTACAGAACTCGGAGCCGAATCGAAGCGCGCTCGCAGCTACAACGATCAGTAGTGATCCAGGTCGAGAAAATGGGATCGATGtcttgctcggcgtcgCGGCACGATATCGACGCACTTCGCCGTCGAGCGGGGAGGAGCAAGAGTGGGTCGAGAACGTGTTCGACTGTCTGTGTCtagcgctgctgcaggcggAGAACAAGTGGGTGTTTGTGCAAGCAGAGGGGGTGGAATtgatggtgttgatgatgaaggAGAAAAAGTCATTCGGGAGGGTTCGAGCTGTCAAAGTATTAGACCATGCCACATCGGGGGCGCAGGGTAGTGGAGCATGTCTACGCATCGTAGAGGCTCAAGGACTATCGGCGCTGTTTAGCGTATTTCTGGAATGTAACTCGGCTTCTCGAAAGAGATCCGGAAGCACAGCGACGCTGCAAGATGCCGAGCATGTGCTTGGGGTGATGAGTTCGCTGCTGACGCATCTCGCCAGCGACTCGATTGCACGCATCCGTCTACTGGCCAAATTTGTCTATCACAACTATACCCACGTGGACCACCTACTGGATCTGCGCGAAACCCTCAGTGCGCAACTCGACACTCTGCCACCGCTCTCGACGGACCGCGACGAGGATGCGTACCAACAGCTCTACCTAGAACACCTCGAACATGGACTTTACAGCTTACAGCTTCTAGACACCATCCTCGCGTGGCTAGTCATGGAGGACGACGCCTGCAAAGACCACATCAGCGTCCTGCTCAAGCGCGCCAGACTCGATTTTGCTCATCTCGCAACCACGCTCAGAGTGTACCGGGAAAACGTCGGTGATCAGGTGGCCATCGAAGCCGACCAATCCAACCAAGACGCGCTCAAGACAAAAGACATCTTGGACGCTCTCATCGCATACCTCGAGTCGCTATAGTCGCATCGCACGCCCGTCGTTAACTTGACATAAACAGGATCCATTCCGTTcagacaatcgtgaatgtgtgcgtgtgtgtgtgtgtgtgtgcggCTGATCTAGTCCGCCTCCTTGGCCTGACGCTTCAACCACTCCAACTCATCATCCCCATCCCTTAACCCCGATTCCTCCTCCATGGCAGCTCTGgactcgtcgctctcgttcTGCGCGTGTACCTGATCACCGAACCTAGACTCGTTGTCCAAACAGACGGCGATCAACGCACTCGTTTTCAAGCCCAGGTCAAAGTAGGTTGGATTGTTCTTTGCGGAAAACATGCTGATGTGtgcatccacctcgtcggcgGCTTTGGTGTTATCCATCGGAGTGAAGCTGCGCGCACAGCGTGCTGAGCGTGGAGGGAGGATGATAAACGTGCGATCTCGTGGTGCTGTATCCTGGGTATTGGCGgcgcgccaagctgcgGGTAGACGTGTGTAGTAGCAGTGGAACAGGATCTGGGGTTGCTCGACAAGTTTGTCCAGACGAAGACGCAGAGCGTTGTCATCCCAAAGGTTTGAAACAAATGCGAGATGGTCGGTGACCCAGCCGTAGGCGCCATTGAGTTTGTCCTTGTTCAAGTAGGCcgccgaggcagcagcacctgaAGCGAGTGCTACCGCGCCGGTCGCCATGAGCGCAGTCCTCCAGTTGCTCTTTGCCTNNNNNNNNNNNNNNNNNNNNNNNNNNNNNNNNNNNNNNNNNNNNNNNNNNNNNNNNNNNNNNNNNNNNNNNNNNNNNNNNNNNNNNNNNNNNNNNNNNNNTTGCAGCCCAGACCGACCACCATAGGCGCAAATAACGTTCCGATGGTCTGAGCCGTTTGCAGGTAACCTGCGTACTTGTTGATGCCGTTCTTAAAGACACCCGGATGTACTCCGTAGTAAGGCGTGTCGTACGCAAGCACCCCTACGACGCGAGGCCAGAGTTtgaggctgctgcgagTGTCACTGGCGAGATTTGCGTGCTGATTTGCGCTGCTCTgagcgatggcaagcgcagcatcTACGGCAACAAGACCACCCATAGAATGACCTGCGAGAACGATTTTGACACTGCCCATGCCGCCACCCTTGCCCGAGTTGGGAACAATGTTGCCAGTGGTAGGATGTATCTCTGGTTTGGACTCGAGCGTGACCGTTTGCTCGATGAGCCAATCTACGAATGATTCGACGGCCGCGGCGAGACTGCCGCGCGTGTCGTAGGTAGGGTAGACGAGGGATTTGACGTGGAGTCCAGGATAGGTCTCCTGAAGATTGTATGTGAGTCGGGACGGGAAATCCTCAAAGGTGGTGTCGGAAGAACCTTTGAAGCCgtggatgaagacgagaagaaggagtTGATCGCGACCTTGCATGCCGGTGCAAGGAAGATCAGCGGAGGCGGGCATTGTAGATTCAGAACTCGACTGCGAAAAGCCGTGATCAGATGACGGCACCGAGTAAGGAGGCGGCAGCTCATCTGGCGGATCGTCAACCACGATGGCATTGTATGTAGACGAGCCTGGCTGGGATGGTGGTGGGGTAGGTGTATTAGAGGAGGTAGTTGGAAGGTCGGTTGCCCATGGATTCGGCTGGTTCACATAGTTGGACATGGTGGATGAGCGCGAAGGTGATacagcttgcgctgctgatCGGTGCATGTCTATGATAGCATGCGAAGGAAGCGAATCGAGAGGTgaagcaagagcgagagtGGGAAGCAAGAGGGTCAGTCGACGGCGTAAGATGGGAAGAAAGCAAGGtggcaagcacgaagcttGACTTTGTGGTTTCAAGCAGCTTCCGATTTGGAAGCTGAGCCGTCGTGTGGTATTTTTTGGCACGTCACCGTCAGAGTCGGGAgtggaatcgtgaatgtgaatctTTGTTCTAAACCGAAACGCAGGGtccaactcgtgactggcaagagccaagcaagcaagcaaagcgaGGCGCGAGGCGCGAGACGCGAGACGCGAGACGCGAGACGCGAGGAAGCCATCCACAACCCTCCACATTCAGCATAGTGGCTTCTTGTCGCACGAGTCACTTACGATTTCTCGTAAATGTGAATATGgctcagtcgtgaatgacgaCAGCCGAATCAAGACTCACGACAGCACGTACGCAGTGTGAGTCTGGTGAGGCTTGTTGAATTGGCTGAAcaagtgacgagtgtgagttAATCTACGTTAATTAGtaaatcacaatcgtgaatatgcTCACGCTAAGTTACTCTGTGCTCTGCTCGGTGTCATGTGTGTGCGCAGGGACTCACTTGCGACTCACAgccgactcacgactctgactCGCAACTtactcgtcactcacgactggctgCAACTCGGCTTTCCACTCGACTGTATGCATGCTCACTTGCAGCACACACATCAACCAATCCGAGCCTGCCCTTGCTTGCACCTTTGTCTGATACGCTCATCCGACACGAGATACAGATT of the Mycosarcoma maydis chromosome 2, whole genome shotgun sequence genome contains:
- a CDS encoding uncharacterized protein (related to RNA-binding protein), with product MMNSYQAAAAPSSYSSSAVGSTSDDVYAQFYYWDASANNWAFDYNSYYAAYGYPSDYATSSVDVDGSSSSAASAVAYADPSAAAANPYYFDYQNSAQQPASTAYDATHHAFAASSSTETCSTRQPELETRYDESGRMIPGKLRRGETRPTVLRRAAGKIWEDQTLLEWDPSHKRLFVGDLGNDVSDELLSSTFQKYASFSKARVVRNKDGKAKGYGFVAFADPEDFLKAWKEMDGKYIGSRPCRLKKAADVVNPVQIGARKDKMLAISAKQHRNSYKLKMGGAVGHRLRRIGMQPPK